In the Mastomys coucha isolate ucsf_1 unplaced genomic scaffold, UCSF_Mcou_1 pScaffold18, whole genome shotgun sequence genome, one interval contains:
- the Slc46a2 gene encoding thymic stromal cotransporter homolog, translating to MGPGVTSLWSGRFSGFRVRTWIEPVVASTQVAGSLYDAGLLLVVKESFASEAGGTSNYSVNQSLGGHQEDQQQKAISNFYIIYNLVVGLTPLLSAYGLGWLSDRYHRKISICTAMLGFLLSRIGLLLKVMLDWPVEVMYGAVALNGLCGGFSAYWSGVMALGSLGCSESRRSVRLILIDLVLGLAGFCGSMASGHLFKQIVGHSAQGLLLTACSVGCAAFALFYSLFVLKVPESKPNKVHPTVDTVSGMMGTYRTLDPDQQDNQNVPGNPPTLGKGNPSKAIVALLFVGAIVYDLAVVGAVDVMPLFVLKEPLHWNQVQLGYGMASGYIIFITSFLGVLVFSRYFRDTTMIIIGMVSFGSGALLLAFVKETYIFYIARAVMLFALIPITTIRSAMSKLIKDSSYGKIFVILQLCLALTGVVTSTIYNKIYQLTLDKFVGTCFVLSAFLSFLAIVPIGVVAYKQVPRSQQGERAEKQRS from the exons ATGGGTCCCGGGGTCACCAGTCTGTGGAGCGGCCGGTTCTCAGGCTTCCGGGTGAGGACTTGGATCGAGCCTGTGGTGGCCTCAACCCAGGTGGCAGGCTCCCTCTACGACGCAGGACTACTCCTGGTAGTGAAGGAGTCCTTCGCGTCTGAGGCTGGAGGCACCTCTAATTACAGTGTCAACCAGTCGCTGGGGGGGCATCAGGAAGACCAACAGCAGAAGGCTATCTCTAATTTCTACATCATTTACAACCTCGTGGTGGGCCTGACGCCCCTGCTGTCCGCCTATGGACTGGGCTGGCTCAGTGACCGCTACCACCGTAAGATCTCTATCTGCACAGCGATGCTGGGCTTCCTGCTGTCCCGCATCGGACTCTTACTCAAAGTGATGCTGGACTGGCCAGTGGAGGTGATGTACGGAGCAGTGGCGCTCAATGGGCTATGCGGAGGCTTCTCCGCTTATTGGTCAGGGGTCATGGCTCTGGGATCCCTGGGCTGCTCCGAAAGCCGCCGCTCTGTGCGCCTCATCCTCATCGATTTAGTCCTGGGCTTAGCCGGGTTCTGTGGTAGCATGGCTTCGGGGCATCTCTTCAAGCAAATCGTTGGGCACTCTGCTCAAGGCCTCCTGTTAACTGCCTGCAGCGTTGGCTGTGCTGCGTTTGCCCTTTTCTACAGCCTCTTTGTGCTGAAGGTCCCCGAGTCTAAGCCCAACAAGGTGCACCCCACTGTAGATACAGTGTCTGGCATGATGGGCACCTATCGAACCCTGGATCCAGATCAACAAGACAATCAGAATGTACCAGGGAACCCTCCGACTCTTGGGAAAGGGAACCCTTCCAAAGCCATTGTTGCTCTGCTGTTTGTGGGTGCCATCGTCTATGACCTGGCTGTTGTGGGCGCGGTAGATGTCATGCCCCTTTTTGTGCTAAAAGAGCCGCTCCATTGGAACCAAGTGCAGCTGGGCTACGGGATGGCTTCTGGGTACATAATCTTCATAACCAGCTTCTTGGGGGTCTTGGTCTTCTCCCGCTACTTCCGGGACACCACGATGATCATAATTGGGATGGTTTCCTTTGGGTCTGGAGCCCTTCTGTTGGCCTTTGTGAAGGAGACATACATTTTCTACATTG CCCGAGCCGTCATGTTGTTTGCACTTATTCCGATCACAACCATCCGGTCAGCCATGTCCAAACTCATAAAGGACTCTTCCTATG GAAAGATTTTTGTCATACTGCAGCTGTGCCTAGCTCTGACTGGGGTGGTGACATCCACGATATATAACAAGATCTATCAGCTTACGCTGGACAAGTTTGTTGGCACCTGCTTTGTACTATCggcttttctctccttcttggcCATTGTCCCAATTGG